From the genome of Pseudomonas sp. FP453:
GGAGCAGTTCGATGCCAGCGACAACATGACCGAGCGCCTTACCGCGCTGGCGGTCCTGGTGAATTCGCCGTTTGAAGCCGAGAAGGCTCAGGCCCTGGCGGTGTTTGCCGAGAACTTCAAGGACAATCCATTGGTCATGGATCAATGGTTCAGCGTCCAGGCCGGCAGCACGTTGCCGGGCGGGCTGGAGCGGGTCAAGGCGCTGATGGAGCACCCGGCGTTCACCCTCAAGAACCCGAACAAGGTGCGCGCTCTGATCGGCGCATTCGCCGGGCAGAACCTGATCAACTTCCATGCGGCGGATGGCTCGGGTTATCGCTTCCTGGCGGACCTGGTGATCCAGTTGAATGGCTTCAACCCGCAGATCGCCTCGCGTCAATTGGCGCCGCTGACCCGCTGGCGCAAATACGACAGCGCGCGCCAGGCGCTGATGAAGGCAGAGCTGGAGCGCATCCGTGCCTCCGGTGAGCTGTCCAGTGATGTGTTCGAGGTGGTCAGCAAGAGCCTTGCGTAACACCCATGGCGTTTGACTCACCCCGCGCGGCCTACCAACACGCCATCGCCCAGCAGGGTTTCGTCGCCGACGAAGCCCAGCGTCGGGCGGTGGATGCGCTGCAAGCCTGCCATGAAGCCCTGCATCAAGGCCGCTCGCCGATCACCGGGGTTTACCTGTGGGGGCCGGTGGGCCGTGGCAAAACCTGGCTGATGGACCAGTTTTACCAAAGCCTGCGGGTGCCTGCGCGGCGCCAGCACTTTCATCACTTCATGGGCTGGGTACACCAGCGTTCCTTTCAGCTCACCGGCACCCAGGACCCCTTGCAGGCGCTGGCCCGCGAGCTGGCCCAGGACGTGCGCGTGCTATGCTTTGACGAGTTGTTCGTCAATGACATCGGTGATGCGATCATCCTGGGGCGCCTGTTCCAGGTGATGTTCGAGGAAGGCGTGGTGATGGTGTGCACGTCGAACCAGCCGCCCGACCAGTTGTATGCGGACGGCTTTAACCGCGAGCGTTTCCTGCCGGGGATCGAAGCCATCAAGCAGCACATGCAGGTGGTGGCGGTGGACGGCGCTGAGGATCATCGTTTGCACCCGGGCCTGGGCGTGCAGCGTTACTGGGTGAAGCAGCCCGATGCGTTGGGCGAGGTGTTCAAGCAATTGACTGAGGGGCAGGCCGTGCGCAGTGGGCCGGTCAGTGTCGGCTACCGCTCGATTGCTGCCGTGCAGTCCGGTGATAGCGTGCTCTGGTGCCGCTACGCCGATCTGTGTGAACAACCTCTGGCTGCGATGGACTTCATGCAGGTGTGCGATCGTTTCAGCGCGATTCTACTCGGTGAAGTCCCTAACCTGAGCGCGCAAAAACGCCCCGGGCGCATTGCGCGCGGCACCGAAGATGGTGCCCAGCGTGTCGAGGCGGGGGACCGGGAGTTGCCCGAGTTATCGGTACACGATGACAGTGTGCGGCGCTTCATTGCCCTCGTGGATGAATGCTACGACCGCAAAGTGCCGTTATTCATCGAGGCCGAGGTGCCATTGGAGCACCTGTACACCGAGGGTTACCTGGAGTTTGCGTTTCGCCGCACGCTGAGTCGCTTGCAGGAGATGCAATTGCAGCGTTTTGGGGTGTAGGAAAAATACTCGACCCTACGCTGTTCACCCGTGTACATGCGCAGAAGCACCGTATTTTCAGGCGGGCATTTGTAGTTAATCTCCTTCATCTATCGCCTGCACCGCGCTTACAATCGTCCGCCTCATAGGGAGATGATTCCCGTGTAGCCGCTATCGAGGAAGGAAATGGACACCCCAGACATCCTGGTGCTGCAAGCCAGCTATACCAATCCCGTGCACGCCGAGGCAATCAGCCTGGTACTCAACCATTACGCCGAAGACCCGATGGGTGGTGGTCACAGCCTGCCTGCCGACCTGT
Proteins encoded in this window:
- the zapE gene encoding cell division protein ZapE; translation: MAFDSPRAAYQHAIAQQGFVADEAQRRAVDALQACHEALHQGRSPITGVYLWGPVGRGKTWLMDQFYQSLRVPARRQHFHHFMGWVHQRSFQLTGTQDPLQALARELAQDVRVLCFDELFVNDIGDAIILGRLFQVMFEEGVVMVCTSNQPPDQLYADGFNRERFLPGIEAIKQHMQVVAVDGAEDHRLHPGLGVQRYWVKQPDALGEVFKQLTEGQAVRSGPVSVGYRSIAAVQSGDSVLWCRYADLCEQPLAAMDFMQVCDRFSAILLGEVPNLSAQKRPGRIARGTEDGAQRVEAGDRELPELSVHDDSVRRFIALVDECYDRKVPLFIEAEVPLEHLYTEGYLEFAFRRTLSRLQEMQLQRFGV